A genome region from Labilibaculum antarcticum includes the following:
- a CDS encoding acyl carrier protein, translated as MTKEEVIKKVDAFLIDEFEIEADQIKPDANFKDDLEIESLDFVDIVVIIEREFGFKVKGEEMTHIRQLSDLYDYIEEQVKVHS; from the coding sequence ATGACTAAAGAAGAAGTAATCAAAAAAGTGGATGCCTTTTTAATTGATGAATTTGAAATTGAAGCGGATCAGATTAAACCTGATGCCAATTTTAAAGATGATTTGGAGATTGAAAGTCTTGATTTTGTTGATATCGTAGTAATCATCGAAAGAGAATTTGGATTTAAAGTAAAAGGCGAGGAAATGACTCACATTCGTCAGCTTTCCGATCTATACGACTATATTGAAGAACAAGTAAAAGTACACTCCTAA
- a CDS encoding LpxL/LpxP family acyltransferase → MASWEGKTRGGTTGYRIFILLLKKVNIRFSYALLRAVAVYFWFFSDKGPLMYFYQNRLQHGKFDAYKAIYRNYVMLGECLLDKIVVMAGIKNKFTFDFDGEDYLHALAKDKKGGILIGAHIGNWEIAGHLLTRINTKVHVVMLDAEHQKIKELMQNVLRDKQMAIIPIKNNFDHLHAIEEALKKGEFIALHGDRFLPGSKTICTEFLGQEAQFPSGPFYMASKFGAPVCYVSAIKTSRYHYHFKATKPEVLPYPNKLKTRNQDLKNMIEPYVRNLEQIVLENPNQWFNFYSFWGDKNSVN, encoded by the coding sequence ATGGCTTCATGGGAAGGTAAAACCCGGGGTGGTACAACGGGATACCGAATATTTATCCTATTACTAAAGAAGGTGAATATTCGGTTTTCTTACGCTCTTTTGCGAGCGGTTGCTGTCTACTTTTGGTTTTTTTCTGATAAGGGTCCTTTGATGTATTTCTATCAAAATCGCCTTCAGCATGGTAAATTTGATGCCTATAAAGCGATTTACCGAAATTACGTAATGCTTGGCGAATGCCTGCTCGACAAAATTGTTGTTATGGCTGGAATTAAAAACAAATTTACCTTCGACTTTGATGGAGAAGACTATTTACATGCCCTGGCCAAAGATAAAAAAGGAGGAATCTTAATTGGTGCACACATTGGAAATTGGGAAATTGCCGGTCATTTACTAACGCGAATCAACACCAAAGTACATGTTGTAATGCTCGATGCTGAACATCAAAAAATAAAGGAATTAATGCAAAATGTACTGCGTGATAAACAAATGGCGATCATTCCCATAAAAAACAATTTCGATCATTTGCACGCCATAGAAGAAGCTCTTAAAAAAGGCGAATTTATTGCCTTACATGGCGATCGCTTTTTACCGGGCAGTAAAACAATTTGTACTGAATTCTTAGGGCAGGAAGCACAATTTCCAAGTGGTCCTTTCTATATGGCATCTAAATTCGGGGCTCCTGTTTGTTATGTTTCTGCAATTAAAACAAGTAGATATCACTATCATTTTAAGGCCACCAAACCAGAGGTACTTCCCTACCCTAACAAGCTAAAAACAAGAAATCAAGATCTTAAAAATATGATTGAACCTTATGTGAGGAATCTGGAGCAAATTGTTCTCGAAAATCCGAATCAATGGTTCAATTTCTATTCATTTTGGGGTGATAAAAACTCTGTCAACTAA
- a CDS encoding class I SAM-dependent methyltransferase, which yields MNFGNDNKTALQAKFDAQKIAFGPIMFQAARSLQKMGILEIIKKQRNKGILISEIAKQLDIAVYGVKVLLEAGLSMEIVRVEENRYFLTKTGFFLLSDPLTQVNMNFVHDVNYEGFFDLDKSIENGKPEGLKVFGEWATVYEGLSQLPDQVQKSWFEFDHYYSDTAFPEVLPIVFANKPKKLLDVGGNTGKWSIQCGKYDEDVQVTILDLPGQLEKAYVNIESNNLSDRVRGIPLNLLDHSVPFPKGFDIVWMSQFLDCFSQKDILELLQRAKNAIVEDGSVYILETYWDKQKYEASTYSLHATSLYFTCLANGCSQMYHSEDMLAIIDNAGLYVDEEIHDIGVSHSLYKCKIKA from the coding sequence ATGAATTTTGGTAACGATAATAAGACTGCTTTACAAGCAAAATTTGATGCTCAAAAGATTGCTTTTGGACCCATCATGTTTCAGGCCGCACGTTCTCTACAAAAAATGGGCATTCTTGAAATCATTAAAAAACAAAGAAATAAGGGGATTCTGATTTCAGAGATAGCCAAACAACTAGACATCGCGGTTTATGGCGTTAAAGTTCTGCTTGAGGCCGGCCTAAGCATGGAAATTGTTCGGGTTGAAGAAAACCGATACTTTCTTACCAAAACCGGTTTCTTTTTATTGAGCGATCCTTTGACTCAGGTGAACATGAACTTTGTGCACGATGTGAATTACGAAGGCTTTTTCGATCTTGACAAATCCATAGAAAATGGAAAGCCTGAGGGTTTAAAGGTATTTGGTGAATGGGCTACGGTATACGAGGGACTTTCACAGTTGCCTGATCAAGTTCAAAAAAGCTGGTTCGAATTTGATCACTACTACTCCGACACTGCTTTTCCGGAAGTATTACCCATCGTTTTTGCGAATAAGCCTAAAAAGCTTCTTGATGTTGGTGGCAATACAGGAAAATGGTCGATTCAATGTGGAAAATACGACGAGGATGTTCAGGTTACCATACTCGATTTACCAGGTCAATTGGAGAAAGCCTATGTAAATATAGAATCGAACAATCTTAGCGATCGTGTTAGGGGTATCCCTCTAAATCTACTCGATCATTCTGTTCCTTTTCCAAAGGGCTTTGATATTGTTTGGATGAGTCAGTTTTTGGACTGTTTCTCACAAAAGGATATCCTGGAATTGCTTCAGAGAGCAAAAAATGCAATTGTAGAAGATGGTTCTGTATATATTCTGGAAACCTATTGGGACAAACAAAAATACGAGGCTTCAACCTATAGTTTGCATGCTACATCTTTATATTTCACGTGCTTGGCAAATGGCTGTTCGCAAATGTATCATTCTGAAGATATGCTAGCCATTATCGACAATGCAGGACTTTATGTTGATGAAGAAATTCATGACATAGGTGTCAGCCATAGCCTTTATAAGTGTAAAATAAAAGCTTAA
- a CDS encoding 3-hydroxyacyl-ACP dehydratase: protein MTLPHTTNGLIPQKHPFVLVDQIISVSDKITICHFTVPENHPLVDNGKLSEGGLVENIAQTAAAGNGYQAKELGMEVPIGFIAGIKKVKIIRLPDVLSILKTIVTQENRVMDYNLIKGEVFLNDELIASCNMKIYCPS from the coding sequence ATGACATTACCTCATACCACCAATGGCCTAATTCCTCAAAAACATCCTTTTGTTTTGGTGGATCAGATCATTTCAGTCTCCGATAAAATAACCATTTGTCATTTTACGGTTCCCGAAAATCATCCTCTTGTAGATAATGGAAAACTAAGCGAAGGCGGCTTGGTCGAAAACATTGCACAAACAGCAGCTGCAGGCAATGGATATCAGGCTAAGGAATTGGGAATGGAAGTGCCGATAGGATTTATTGCCGGAATTAAAAAGGTAAAAATCATTCGTCTTCCTGATGTGCTTAGCATTCTTAAAACAATTGTTACTCAGGAAAACAGAGTGATGGACTATAATTTAATTAAGGGCGAGGTTTTTCTGAATGATGAATTGATTGCAAGTTGTAACATGAAGATTTATTGTCCTTCATAA